From one Drosophila gunungcola strain Sukarami chromosome 2R unlocalized genomic scaffold, Dgunungcola_SK_2 000006F, whole genome shotgun sequence genomic stretch:
- the LOC128255081 gene encoding protein FAM136A gives MVEQQKKRLENAISDMIEDMYRTHLRRMQSTMHRCAARCCDDERGTLESVQNCIEKCAGPLMDAQDYLQHELGQFQNRLQNCVRDCNSDARSQMPSNPTDRDMSRSQHLFENCTGSCVDRHINLIPGLLKSIKQTLDRGPPKRSGRDRRLDL, from the exons ATGGTGGAGCAACAGAAGAAGCGTTTGGAGAACGCCATCAGCGACATGATCGAGGATATGTACCGCACCCACTTGCGCAGGATGCAG TCCACGATGCACCGCTGTGCCGCCCGTTGCTGCGATGATGAACGCGGCACCCTGGAGAGCGTGCAGAACTGCATCGAGAAGTGCGCCGGGCCACTGATGGATGCCCAGGACTACCTGCAGCACGAGCTGGGCCAGTTTCAGAACCGCCTCCAGAACTGCGTCAGG GATTGCAATAGCGATGCCCGGTCCCAAATGCCGAGCAATCCGACTGACCGGGACATGTCCCGATCGCAGCACTTGTTTGAGAACTGCACCGGCAGCTGTGTGGACAGGCACATAAACCTGATTCCGGGGCTGCTCAAGTCGATCAAGCAGACCCTGGACCGGGGTCCGCCCAAGAGATCTGGACGGGATCGCCGCCTGGACCTCTAG
- the LOC128255078 gene encoding 32 kDa beta-galactoside-binding lectin — protein MLTEFAGNLSHPLEFGHVLEIVAKTIDGAARFHINLCTAKSTVDPNADIGLRFSCYFRNDVIVRNTRVLGAWGEEETHVPDPNTLPNPIVSGEFFLVYILCLEDSFAISINSREYCRFRYRMPLGALRALEIRDQIQVIKQVDHRTVFPNPWPAIHASDYFKAFSNDQPILFSPGHVIVLTARCFENKKGQFILKFMDSDTKREELHFSVRFDEKAVVRNSMNKNFEFGNEERHGGFPFVFNQQFKLALAFTDREVLTAVDGYNFFSYAWRTANAMMNLVGFKVTTINGLVVQITGVDHLQTGDPTCAGFEKYSRHDYECV, from the exons ATGTTGACCGAGTTCGCTGGCAATCTTTCGCATCCGCTGGAGTTCGGACATGTTCTGGAGATCGTGGCCAAGACCATCGATGGAGCAGCCAG GTTCCACATCAACCTCTGCACGGCAAAGAGCACGGTGGATCCGAACGCGGACATTGGGCTACGCTTCTCGTGCTACTTTCGCAACGATGTGATCGTAAGGAACACCCGGGTGTTGGGCGCCTGGGGCGAGGAGGAGACCCATGTCCCGGACCCCAACACTCTGCCCAATCCCATCGTCAGTGGCGAGTTTTTCCTGGTATACATCTTGTGCTTAGAGGATAGCTTCGCCATCTCCATAAACAGCCGGGAATACTGCAGGTTCCGCTACCGGATGCCGTTGGGGGCGCTTCGTGCACTGGAGATTCGTGACCAGATCCAGGTGATCAAGCAGGTGGATCACCGCACTGTGTTTCCCAATCCCTGGCCGGCCATCCACGCCTCGGACTACTTTAAGGCGTTCAGCAACGACCAGCCCATTTTGTTTAGTCCTGGCCATGTGATCGTCCTTACAGCTCGCTGCTTCGAGAACAAGAAGGGCCAGTTCATCCTCAAGTTCATGGACTCGGACACCAAGCGCGAGGAGCTCCATTTCAGTGTGCGCTTCGACGAGAAGGCGGTAGTGCGCAACTCTATGAACAAGAACTTTGA ATTCGGAAACGAGGAACGCCATGGCGGTTTTCCATTCGTCTTCAATCAGCAGTTTAAATTGGCGCTCGCCTTTACGGACCGGGAAGTCCTCACCGCCGTGGATGGTTACAACTTCTTCAGCTACGCCTGGCGTACAGCTAATGCCATGATGAATCTAGTGGGTTTCAAGGTGACCACCATAAATGGCCTGGTGGTGCAGATAACCGGTGTGGATCACCTTCAGACGGGGGACCCCACTTGCGCTGGCTTCGAAAAGTATTCCCGCCATGATTACGAGTGTGTCTAG
- the LOC128255080 gene encoding LOW QUALITY PROTEIN: 28S ribosomal protein S28, mitochondrial (The sequence of the model RefSeq protein was modified relative to this genomic sequence to represent the inferred CDS: deleted 1 base in 1 codon), giving the protein MSLLQKLSRSGFQMASLSSRHRMPVAMRLISGETEKTAEGAPPVENPAEIGGSKGGFARAFDKYTAPATPTQPEEDNQTFASLLRNSKMIDLGSAEGKVVSGKIFHVVGDDLYIDFGWKFHCVCSRPARNASDYVRGARVRLRIKDLELSTKFLGSSKDITILEADCQLLGILSTPTRQSTARTTPKIEDIL; this is encoded by the exons atgtCGCTGCTGCAAAAACTGAGCAGATCCGGGTTCCAGATGGCTTCCTTGAGCTCCCGCCATCGGATGCCAGTGGCCATGCGGTTGATCAGCGGGGAAACCGAA AAAACAGCGGAGGGAGCTCCTCCTGTAGAAAATCCGGCGGAGATTGGCGGCAGCAAGGGAGGATTTGCACGCGCCTTCGACAAGTACACggcccctgccacgcccactcagCCGGAGGAGGACAACCAGACCTTCGCCTCCCTGCTCCGCAACTCCAAGATGATAGAT TTGGGCAGCGCCGAGGGCAAGGTGGTCAGTGGAAAGATCTTCCATGTGGTGGGCGATGATCTCTACATTGACTTTGGCTGGAAATTCCACTGCGTCTGCAGTCGTCCAGCTCGCAATGCCAG TGACTATGTCCGTGGAGCACGTGTTCGGCTGCGCATCAAGGACCTGGAGCTGTCCACCAAGTTTTTGGGCTCCTCCAAGGACATCACCATTTTGGAGGCCGACTGCCAGCTGCTGGGAATCCTGTCCACGCCCACCCGCCAGTCGACGGCCAGAACAACGCCCAAAATCGAagatatcttataa
- the LOC128254871 gene encoding LOW QUALITY PROTEIN: exocyst complex component 3 (The sequence of the model RefSeq protein was modified relative to this genomic sequence to represent the inferred CDS: inserted 1 base in 1 codon): MDLQQLEEQARQAALKDIQNMLQRPGQLEKVEQYRHRIARKKASVEALLKTGMQGQLDGVRVGLKQLETCMQDVREVRRRMDEVERLLQGVPEVYDALEVVREENTKHSQYATAMENLKHIFNVDASVQKTMALIEDDKLLNAHQCLADLENSRDDLLYELHKQPKQHASDKITLKRHFEKVDTVSQELEKKLRLILSRTLNTLRKKPTIIVTALRIIEREEKNDQFALQQQKVTGFLPPGRPKAWRRMIMDVLQQSVVTRIEGSKLEERADNKMWLVRDLEILRQIILEDLRVVKSLCVPCFPPHYDXFGEYVKFYHEGLSSYLDTIVRSGLEGNEYVSMMAWVTHTYPGVELMSHPDLNVDVHRLIGTLLRPEHLKALEDEYLQNMQRNFQEWMTKAAETEKQEWFTETVPDQDEEYYHTSAPVIIFQMIDQHLQVTNTIHQELTFKALVMSIQQVEIFGQSYLKNVIELKDHHFRNRDQIKYFTHYIITIVNNSQQMVELAQQMKQLYWPKSRTEHYEDFERLLATFQRIRAHAASYLLEEAFLDMECHFNDLFTAKWLASNIAVDTICVTLDDYFQDYNHLRPNNFEMVINEAQKLLAKRYIRALLSKRLSKPRVECDAITRKIKTEAKRFKLFFEKIAPKISLSDSPLDLISTLSALLSSDIELLVLDLHTLLGSYPSLNEDHLVRLFYIRNDVKAAEVREKVQDAMKSKKAMVSIAKQDCIFKEIVFSDKLW; the protein is encoded by the exons ATGGATCTGCAGCAGCTGGAAGAGCAGGCGCGCCAGGCGGCGCTCAAGGACATACAGAACATGCTGCAGCGACCGGGTCAACTAGAGAAGGTGGAGCAGTACCGGCACCGCATCGCCCGAAAGAAGGCCTCCGTAGAGGCGCTGCTCAAGACCGGGATGCAGGGCCAACTGGACGGTGTCAGAGTAGGTCTTAAGCAGCTGGAGACCTGCATGCAGGACGTGCGCGAGGTGAGGCGCCGAATGGACGAGGTGGAGCGCCTGCTGCAGGGCGTGCCCGAGGTCTATGACGCACTGGAGGTCGTCCGCGAGGAGAACACAAAGCACTCGCAGTACGCCACGGCCATGGAGAACCTGAAGCATATCTTCAACGTGGACGCCAGCGTCCAAAAGACGATGGCACTGATCGAGGACGACAAGCTGCTCAATGCCCACCAGTGCCTGGCCGATTTGGAGAACTCTCGCGATGATCTCCTCTACGAGCTGCACAAACAGCCCAAGCAGCACGCCTCCGACAAGATCACGTTGAAGCGCCACTTCGAGAAGGTGGACACCGTGTCCCAGGAACTGGAGAAGAAGCTGCGCCTGATCCTCAGCCGCACGCTGAACACTCTGCGCAAGAAGCCCACGATTATAGTCACCGCCCTTCGAATCATAGAGCGGGAGGAGAAGAACGACCAGTTCgccctgcagcagcagaaggTCACGGGCTTCCTGCCGCCCGGAAGACCGAAGGCGTGGCGTCGCATGATCATGGACGTGCTGCAGCAGTCAGTGGTCACGCGCATCGAGGGCTCCAAGCTGGAGGAGCGGGCGGACAACAAGATGTGGCTGGTGCGCGATCTGGAGATCCTGCGCCAAATCATCCTCGAGGATCTACGCGTGGTGAAGTCTCTGTGCGTACCCTGCTTTCCGCCGCACTACG ATTTTGGGGAGTACGTCAAGTTCTATCACGAGGGTCTTTCCAGCTAT TTGGACACCATTGTACGCTCTGGTCTGGAGGGCAACGAATATGTATCAATGATGGCCTGGGTCACACATACGTACCCGGGCGTGGAGTTGATGTCCCACCCCGATCTCAACGTGGATGTGCATCGATTGATAGGAACTCTGCTGCGGCCGGAACATCTCAAGGCGCTGGAGGATGAGTACCTGCAGAACATGCAGCGCAATTTCCAGGAATGGATGACCAAGGCCGCAGAGACGGAGAAGCAGGAGTGGTTCACCGAGACGGTGCCGGATCAGGATGAGGAGTACTATCACACGTCGGCGCCGGTTATCATATTCCAGATGATCGATCAGCACCTGCAAGTGACGAACACAATTCACCAGGAGCTGACGTTCAAGGCGCTGGTGATGAGCATCCAGCAGGTGGAGATCTTTGGCCAGTCTTACCTGAAAAATGTAATCGAGCTGAAGGACCACCATTTCCGCAATCGGGACCAGATTAAGTACTTCACTCACTACATCATCACCATCGTAAACAACAGCCAGCAGATGGTGGAGTTGGCCCAGCAGATGAAGCAGCTCTACTGGCCAAAGTCGCGCACTGAGCACTACGAGGATTTCGAGCGCCTCCTGGCCACGTTCCAGCGAATCCGGGCTCACGCCGCCAGCTACCTGTTGGAGGAGGCCTTCCTGGACATGGAGTGCCATTTCAACGATCTCTTCACCGCCAAGTGGCTGGCCAGCAACATTGCCGTGGACACAATCTGCGTGACGCTGGACGATTATTTCCAGGACTACAACCACCTGCGACCGAATAACTTCGAGATGGTCATTAACGAGGCACAAAAACTACTGGCCAAGCGCTACATCCGGGCTCTGCTCTCCAAGCGGCTGTCAAAGCCACGGGTCGAATGCGATGCCATCACCcgaaaaatcaaaacagaGGCCAAGCGGTTTAAACTCTTCTTTGAGAAGATCGCACCGAAGATTTCCCTGAGCGACTCTCCGCTAGATCTCATATCCACGCTATCAGCACTGCTCAGCTCGGATATAGAGCTCCTGGTTCTGGACTTGCACACGTTACTGGGCAGTTATCCGTCTCTTAACGAGGACCACCTGGTGCGCCTCTTCTACATTCGTAACGATGTGAAGGCGGCCGAAGTGCGAGAAAAGGTTCAGGATGCCATGAAGTCGAAGAAGGCTATGGTCAGCATTGCCAAACAGGACTGCATCTTCAAGGAGATCGTATTTAGCGACAAACTGTGGTAG
- the LOC128254789 gene encoding cystathionine gamma-lyase, which yields MSYRVQPSGFATKSIHSGQSPEQWKSASVIPPISLSTTFKQDAPGEHRGYEYSRSGNPTRTVLETCFAALDNAKYGLVFSSGLGATTAVLTMLSSGDHIIMGDDVYGGTNRLVRQVASRLGISATFVDPTKLDLIKAAIKPETKLVWIESPTNPLIKVADIEAIAKLVHGVREDLILAVDNTFLTSYFQRPLELGADLVCYSMTKYMNGHTDVVMGGITMNSEKLYASLKFLQNAAGIVPSPFDCYQVNRSLKTLSLRMEQHQKNALKVAKFLDSHQFVEKVLHPSLPSHPQHEIALKQTYGYSGVFSFYIKGELKHSTAFLKALKMFALAESLGGYESLAELPSVMTHASVPAEDRKTLGITDGLVRLSVGLEDAEDLIKDLEQALEVASKA from the coding sequence ATGAGCTACAGAGTCCAGCCCAGCGGCTTCGCCACCAAGTCCATCCACTCCGGCCAGAGCCCCGAGCAGTGGAAGAGTGCGTCCGTGATCCCGCCGATATCGCTGAGCACCACCTTCAAGCAGGATGCTCCGGGCGAGCACAGGGGCTACGAGTACTCCCGCAGCGGGAATCCCACCAGGACGGTGCTGGAGACGTGCTTCGCTGCGCTGGACAACGCCAAGTACGGCTTGGTCTTCTCGTCGGGATTGGGAGCCACCACCGCTGTGCTGACCATGTTGAGCAGCGGCGATCACATCATCATGGGCGATGATGTTTACGGCGGAACCAACCGTTTGGTCCGTCAGGTGGCCAGCCGTCTGGGCATCAGCGCCACCTTTGTGGATCCCACCAAGCTGGACCTTATCAAGGCGGCCATCAAGCCGGAGACCAAGCTGGTGTGGATCGAGTCGCCCACGAATCCGCTGATCAAGGTGGCCGACATCGAGGCGATCGCCAAGCTCGTCCATGGCGTCCGGGAGGATCTGATCCTGGCCGTGGACAACACCTTCCTGACTTCCTACTTCCAGCGGCCCCTGGAGCTGGGCGCCGACCTGGTCTGCTACTCCATGACCAAGTACATGAACGGCCATACGGACGTGGTCATGGGTGGCATCACCATGAACTCCGAGAAGCTCTACGCCAGCTTGAAGTTCCTGCAGAACGCGGCGGGCATTGTGCCGTCGCCATTCGACTGCTACCAGGTGAACAGGAGTCTGAAGACCCTGTCGCTGCGCATGGAGCAGCACCAGAAGAATGCCCTGAAGGTCGCCAAGTTCCTGGACAGTCACCAGTTCGTGGAGAAGGTGCTGCACCCCTCTTTGCCCTCGCATCCGCAGCACGAGATCGCTCTGAAGCAGACCTACGGCTACAGCGGCGTCTTCTCCTTCTACATCAAGGGTGAGCTGAAGCACTCCACCGCGTTCCTGAAGGCCCTCAAGATGTTCGCCCTGGCTGAGAGTCTGGGCGGATACGAGAGTCTTGCGGAGCTTCCGTCCGTGATGACCCATGCCTCGGTGCCAGCGGAGGACAGGAAGACCCTGGGCATCACCGACGGCCTTGTCCGCCTGTCCGTTGGCCTGGAGGATGCCGAGGATTTGATCAAGGATCTGGAGCAGGCCCTCGAAGTCGCCTCAAAGGCCTAA
- the LOC128255082 gene encoding protein FAM136A, producing the protein MIQQQRQRIESAVTEMIDDMDKTHLRKMQNEMHLCAAKCCQDGTSSVDSVQRCVDRCSTPMTRAQNYVQHELGEFQGRLQRCVMQCNDDVKVKMPPNPNEDQIAKYTDQFERCAIQCVDKHVGLIPGMMKTMKAVLSKGPESIPQV; encoded by the exons ATGATCCAGCAACAGCGTCAGAGAATTGAGTCCGCGGTGACGGAGATGATCGATGACATGGACAAGACGCACCTGCGCAAAATGCAG AACGAGATGCATTTGTGCGCGGCCAAGTGCTGCCAGGATGGAACCTCCAGCGTGGACAGTGTCCAGAGGTGTGTGGACCGCTGCTCCACGCCTATGACGAGGGCCCAGAACTACGTCCAGCACGAGCTGGGGGAGTTCCAGGGCAGACTTCAGCGTTGCGTCATG CAATGCAACGACGACGTGAAGGTTAAAATGCCGCCCAATCCCAACGAGGATCAGATAGCCAAGTACACCGACCAGTTCGAGCGCTGTGCGATCCAGTGCGTGGACAAGCATGTGGGCCTCATCCCCGGCATGATGAAGACCATGAAGGCAGTGCTCTCCAAGGGTCCCGAGAGCATCCCCCAAGTCTAA
- the LOC128255083 gene encoding uncharacterized protein LOC128255083 yields the protein MCLHLFCGFASLYIGCIFIGLTGMLLAVTVFSVGLFELVMGNSNLLLVILAMVFGIIFALAKLFVLFGTLWDICWAMLISFIIGLVAVSLLIGLVVMFYLSVQNSLHLLLGVILCIIELYYEWIIISTWWCCRSCTHDC from the exons ATGTGTCTGCATTTGTTCTGCGGCTTTGCGTCGCTCTACATCGGCTGCATCTTCATCGGCCTTACGGGGATGCTTTTGGCCGTGACGGTCTTTTCTGTGGGTCTGTTCGAGCTCGTCATGGGTAACTCCAACTTACTGCTCGTGATCTTGGCCATGGTCTTCGGCATCATCTTTGCCCTGgccaaattatttgtgctCTTTGGCACCTTGTGG GACATTTGCTGGGCCATGCTCATATCCTTTATTATCGGTCTGGTGGCCGTATCGCTACTCATTGGCCTGGTGGTGATGTTCTACCTCAGCGTACAGAACTCACTACACCTCCTACTAGGCGTTATCCTGTGCATAA TTGAACTGTACTACGAGTGGATCATCATATCCACTTGGTGGTGCTGTCGCAGTTGCACGCACGACTGCTAG
- the LOC128255076 gene encoding ubiquitin-like modifier-activating enzyme ATG7 encodes MSVDKEMILQFAPWESFVSPTFWHKLAEIKLDLDRLSDSKRSISGHYTNRNASGCLLEVDYTAYNRTAQPPKFSHSAIGTIYNKNTIEEFKALDKLQLLADEGKELLADMCSGAVMRDPSLMTRFFVLSFADLKCHSYYYWFAFPCPLTPTLKLQGAVQKLRDLPNRISYTEALKCLPAESSNFFILYANNEQEVFEVRKLSSLDENEVEHYYFGFADPSEYEHPAWLMRNYAAFLLQQCPSFVGKTLKFLGLRYNQQMQVDESLIWEVIQTEACDLSQTEEVKFVGWELNKNGKMGPRMVCMRDSMDPAKLAENSVNLNLKLMKWRLVPDLNLEVISQTKCLLFGAGTLGCAVARNLLSWGFKHITLLDNGKIGFSNPVRQNLYTHADAVAGNRMKATTAAQRLREINPSAETAGHVLEIPMPGHTIGESLLAQTKEHLQVIEQQVRDHDAIFLLTDSRESRWLPTLLGAANQKIVINAALGFDSYLVMRHGTTREEAGDIGQEIEGLKCIRGDQLGCYFCNDVTAPGNSLKDRTLDQQCTVTRPGVSNIAASYAVELLVALLQHPQKELAPAYYAQSGRGKSEEAAGKVPEGLLGILPHSIRGMLCNYENILPATQKFAQCIACSAAVLNAYKNEGHAFLFKTFETAKYLEDLTGISELSV; translated from the exons ATGAGTGTGGATAAGGAGATGATTTTGCAATTTGCACCATGGGAATCCTTTGTGTCGCCCACTTTTTGGCACAAGCTGGCGGAGATTAAGCTTGACCTGGATCGCCTGTCCGACTCAAAGCGTTCCATAAGTGGTCACTATACAAACCGCAATGCCAGTGGATGTCTCCTGGAAGTGGACTACACAGCCTACAACAG GACAGCACAGCCACCGAAATTCAGCCATTCCGCCATCGGCACCATCTACAACAAGAACACAATCGAAGAGTTCAAGGCCCTGGACAAATTGCAACTGCTTGCCGATGAGGGCAAGGAACTGCTGGCTGATATGTGCAGTGGTGCCGTGATGAGGGATCCCAGTCTGATGACCCGCTTCTTTGTTCTCTCCTTCGCCGATTTGAAGTGCCACAGCTACTACTATTGGTTCGCCTTTCCCTGCCCACTAACGCCAACCTTGAAGCTGCAGGGCGCGGTCCAAAAGCTCCGGGACCTACCCAATAGGATTAGTTACACTGAGGCCTTGAAATGCCTGCCCGCTGAGTCTTCAAACTTCTTCATTCTATATGCTAATAACGAGCAGGAGGTCTTTGAAGTCCGGAAATTAAGTTCTCTGGATGAAAACGAAGTAGAACATTACTATTTTGGCTTTGCCGATCCTAGCGAATATGAGCATCCAGCTTGGCTGATGCGGAACTATGCTGCCTTTCTGCTCCAGCAATG CCCCTCATTCGTTGGCAAAACACTCAAGTTTCTGGGCCTGCGATATAATCAACAAATGCAGGTGGATGAAAGCCTTATCTGGGAGGTGATCCAAACTGAAGCTTGCGACTTAAGCCAAACCGAGGAGGTGAAATTTGTGGGATGGGAGCTgaataaaaatggcaaaatgggCCCAAGAATGGTCTGCATGAGGGACAGCATGGATCCAGCCAA ACTGGCTGAGAACTCCGTAAACCTCAATTTGAAACTAATGAAATGGCGATTAGTTCCCGATCTCAATCTGGAAGTCATTTCCCAAACtaaatgtttactttttgGAGCTGGTACTTTAGGCTGTGCTGTGGCAAGGAATCTGTTG TCCTGGGGCTTTAAGCACATTACCCTGCTGGACAACGGCAAGATAGGATTTTCTAATCCAGTGCGCCAGAATCTGTATACCCATGCGGATGCCGTGGCGGGCAATCGGATGAAGGCCACCACAGCAGCGCAGCGACTGCGGGAGATCAACCCTTCTGCGGAAACGGCAGGACATGTTCTGGAGATTCCCATGCCTGGACACACCATTGGGGAATCCCTGCTTGCCCAGACGAAGGAGCATTTGCAGGTGATAGAGCAGCAGGTTCGGGATCACGATGCAATCTTTCTGCTCACGGATTCACGCGAGAGTCGCTGGCTGCCCACGCTGCTGGGAGCGGCTAACCAAAAG ATTGTCATCAATGCAGCCCTTGGCTTTGATAGCTACCTAGTGATGCGACATGGCACCACTCGCGAGGAGGCAGGCGACATTGGACAAGAGATTGAGGGACTCAAGTGCATTAGGGGTGATCAATTGGGTTGCTACTTCTGCAACGACGTCACGGCACCGGGAAAC TCTCTCAAAGATCGCACATTGGATCAGCAGTGCACTGTGACCCGACCCGGAGTATCCAACATTGCAGCTAGTTATGCGGTGGAGTTGCTGGTGGCCCTACTCCAACATCCTCAAAAGGAACTGGCACCCGCCTACTACGCccagagtgggcgtggcaaatCGGAGGAGGCTGCAGGCAAGGTGCCGGAGGGTCTACTGGGCATTCTGCCCCACTCCATCCGTGGAATGCTATGCAACTATGAGAATATTTTGCCTGCTACCCAAAAGTTTGCTCAGTGCATCGCCTGCTCAGCg GCCGTCTTGAATGCTTATAAAAACGAAGGACATGCCTTCCTCTTCAAAACTTTCGAAACTGCAAAATATCTGGAGGATTTGACTGGAATCTCCGAGTTAAGCGTTTAA
- the LOC128255079 gene encoding cysteine dioxygenase type 1: MSRNRGVRSVEFLQSEVERVRLLEAIQSSRTASNQNIHIYIYIYLPITSDHRLYNVNQSKPKMALSKIDSEIEQVDQEKYLRQATSYYQALEKPLKYGPAVDTLTDLVAALHREFESNYVNIEMVNHLMLTYKSNPREWRKYAKFDRYSYTRNLVDAGNGKFNLLILCWGEGHGSSVHDHADSHCFMKMLKGDLREKRYEYPNRSGRDTAARHSHHPDGEIDSRELVEIGETPIAVNDVAYINDNLGLHRVENPSHSDTSVSLHLYCPPFDTCSVFQDSLKKTTAKVTFWSKYGVRTKQNEQ, translated from the exons ATGTCCAGAAATCGGGGTGTCCGTTCAGTTGAATTTTTGCAATCCGAGGTGGAGCGTGTGCGATTACTGGAAGCGATTCAATCTTCTCGAACAGCATCCAATcagaatatacatatatatatatatatatacctaccTATCACCAGCGATCATCGACTTTACAAC GTCAACCAGAGCAAGCCCAAAATGGCCCTGTCCAAGATCGATTCCGAGATAGAGCAGGTGGACCAGGAGAAGTACCTGCGCCAGGCCACCAGCTATTACCAGGCCCTGGAGAAGCCCCTCAAGTACGGACCCGCGGTGGACACCCTGACGGATTTGGTGGCCGCTCTGCACCGGGAGTTTGAGTCCAACTACGTCAACATCGAGATGGTTAACCACCTGATGCTCACCTACAAGTCCAATCCACGGGAGTGGCGCAAGTACGCCAAGTTCGATCGTTACAGCTACACCCGGAATCTGGTGGATGCCGGCAACGGCAAGTTCAATCTGCTGATCCTCTGCTGGGGCGAGGGACACGGCTCCTCGGTGCACGACCATGCCGATTCGCACTGCTTCATGAAGATGCTGAAGGGGGATCTGCGCGAGAAGCGCTATGAGTACCCCAACCGATCGGGCAGGGACACTGCCGCCCGGCACTCCCATCATCCCGATGGCGAGATCGACAGTCGAGAGCTGGTGGAGATCGGTGAGACACCCATCGCCGTCAACGATGTGGCCTACATAAATG ACAACCTGGGACTGCATCGCGTGGAGAATCCTAGCCACTCGGACACCTCCGTCTCCCTGCACCTCTACTGTCCGCCCTTCGACACGTGCTCCGTGTTCCAGGACAGCCTGAAGAAGACCACCGCCAAGGTCACCTTCTGGAGCAAGTACGGCGTAAGGACGAAGCAGAACGAGCAGTAG
- the LOC128255077 gene encoding probable inactive tRNA-specific adenosine deaminase-like protein 3 — protein MDIAVAPPPSKRARKSHALDQDITGIRAILPDEFDEDIALIKAHSCQLETKQQLQAVIQELSQKLPHFQHLKRVWDRSVLICPSSEIGVSQTLEQHLEQFAFSEHVLRALCHGVRVVDVPERMPRLRVQYEKTIQHWPCKFHPNHYSESLRNGTNFSAGQRIFHKRMAQLLVRLSRDVNAGRPVGICVDPRQPSIVSIAGASESASPHEHCGMVLVDFVARSQEGGATKTDLPFTEDSEAEETTLRGIPKAYYDYLRKDDEYKDLTFGAEKSRESKEVEHVQGADNLAKFGPYLCTGYDVYLLQEPCLMCSMALVHSRAKRVFFLRNSENGALVSRFQLHSVRELNHHYEVFQFTTSEGEDLT, from the coding sequence atggatATAGCGGTGGCTCCACCGCCAAGCAAGCGTGCACGGAAATCACACGCCCTGGACCAGGACATCACGGGGATACGGGCCATCCTGCCCGATGAGTTCGACGAGGACATAGCGCTCATCAAGGCGCACAGTTGCCAGCTGGAGACGAAGCAGCAGTTGCAGGCGGTCATCCAGGAGCTGTCCCAGAAACTGCCCCACTTCCAGCATCTAAAGCGGGTTTGGGATCGCAGCGTGCTCATCTGTCCAAGTTCGGAGATCGGTGTATCCCAAACCCTCGAGCAGCACCTCGAACAGTTCGCCTTCTCGGAGCACGTGCTGCGTGCCCTGTGCCATGGAGTCCGGGTGGTGGATGTGCCGGAACGGATGCCCCGGCTGCGGGTGCAGTACGAGAAGACCATCCAGCACTGGCCCTGCAAGTTCCACCCGAATCACTACTCTGAATCCCTGCGCAATGGCACCAATTTCAGCGCCGGACAACGCATCTTCCACAAGCGGATGGCCCAGCTGCTGGTGAGGCTTTCGCGGGATGTGAATGCGGGTCGACCGGTGGGCATCTGTGTGGATCCACGACAACCGAGCATAGTGTCCATCGCAGGAGCCAGTGAGTCCGCTAGCCCGCACGAACACTGCGGCATGGTGCTGGTGGACTTTGTGGCCCGAAGTCAAGAAGGAGGCGCCACAAAGACGGATCTCCCATTCACCGAAGATTCGGAGGCGGAGGAAACCACGCTGCGGGGCATACCCAAAGCCTACTACGATTACCTGAGGAAAGATGACGAGTACAAAGACCTGACATTCGGAGCAGAGAAGTCGAGGGAGAGTAAGGAAGTGGAGCACGTGCAAGGGGCAGACAATCTGGCCAAATTCGGACCCTATCTGTGCACCGGCTACGATGTCTATCTGCTGCAGGAACCCTGCCTCATGTGCTCCATGGCCCTGGTTCACAGTAGAGCCAAAAGGGTGTTCTTCCTGAGAAACTCGGAGAACGGAGCTCTAGTCTCCCGATTCCAGCTGCACTCGGTGCGGGAACTCAACCACCACTACGAGGTGTTCCAATTCACCACCAGCGAGGGTGAAGACTTGACGTAA